A part of Geotrypetes seraphini chromosome 9, aGeoSer1.1, whole genome shotgun sequence genomic DNA contains:
- the LOC117366577 gene encoding G-protein coupled receptor 55-like: MNASNSCSFRDVDNLMKYFHLVIYIPTFICGLILNVLALWVFCYSLRKWTESSIYMMNLAVADLLLLLSFPFKIHFSTSDHQGPKLLCAFMESIYFVNMYGSIFIITCISLDRYVVIKHPFKARLLRSPKKALLTCCCIWMVVWLGSIPIYDFHGTNDQTIRCFHNISDKSWNAPIIFSLEIFGFLIPLAIVAYCSIQIIKTLVHHRKVEQETTDYTECIFIITANFVSFVICFTPSHLGIFLQFLVRQHAISDCSMMQNISLFIQMTMCLANINCCLDAICYYFAAKEFRVGTDRGLILKKTTSVVNSSTG; this comes from the coding sequence ATGAATGCAAGCAACAGCTGCTCCTTTCGTGATGTTGACAATTTGATGAAGTACTTCCATCTTGTGATTTACATTCCTACCTTCATTTGTGGCTTGATTCTCAATGTGTTGGCCTTATGGGTGTTTTGCTACTCTCTAAGGAAATGGACAGAGTCATCTATCTACATGATGAACCTTGCAGTTGCAGACTTACTGCTCCTACTATCCTTCCCTTTCAAGATTCACTTTTCCACTAGTGATCATCAGGGGCCGAAGCTGTTATGCGCTTTCATGGAGTCCATCTATTTTGTCAACATGTATGGGAGCATTTTTATCATCACTTGCATCAGTTTAGACCGATATGTTGTCATAAAGCACCCCTTCAAAGCAAGACTTTTGAGATCACCTAAAAAAGCACTGCTAACTTGCTGCTGTATTTGGATGGTAGTTTGGCTTGGAAGTATTCCTATCTATGATTTTCATGGGACTAATGACCAAACAATTAGATGCTTTCACAATATTTCAGATAAGTCATGGAATGCACCCATCATTTTTTCTTTGGAAATCTTTGGCTTTCTTATCCCTCTAGCTATAGTAGCCTATTGCTCTATCCAGATCATCAAAACTCTTGTGCATCACAGAAAAGTGGAACAAGAAACTACAGACTATACAGAATGCATATTCATCATTACTGCAAATTTCGTTAGCTTTGTGATTTGTTTCACTCCAAGTCATTTGGGTATTTTTCTTCAGTTCCTGGTGCGACAACATGCTATCTCAGACTGTTCCATGATGCAAAACATTAGTTTATTCATTCAGATGACAATGTGTTTGGCCAACATCAATTGCTGTCTTGATGCCATCTGCTATTATTTTGCTGCAAAAGAATTTCGGGTAGGAACTGATAGAGGCTTGATCTTAAAGAAGACAACCTCTGTTGTTAATTCTAGTACTGGATGA